Proteins found in one Zea mays cultivar B73 chromosome 1, Zm-B73-REFERENCE-NAM-5.0, whole genome shotgun sequence genomic segment:
- the LOC100275795 gene encoding uncharacterized protein LOC100275795 precursor, protein MAARLPLLVLAVVAASLLAADARPCHTFFVAFRADPNPSRGDDAVPHHLGAPHVATVITVFRVRRLGPHVPHGHRNHHHLHSIPANVRIHRPDLPHPAAGPQERARDIFVVVIGLLFGVACGALTAASVYLVWSMVAGAAAVSAYDELYDDEDEASDIESPKKVGYVIIQELEVDEGGKN, encoded by the coding sequence atggccgcccGCCTCCCCCTCCTGGTCCTCGCCGTTGTCGCTGCGTCCCTCCTCGCTGCCGACGCGCGGCCGTGCCACaccttcttcgtcgccttccgCGCCGACCCCAACCCCAGCAGAGGCGACGACGCTGTACCCCACCACCTCGGCGCCCCGCATGTCGCTACAGTCATCACCGTCTTCCGTGTCCGCCGTCTCGGTCCGCACGTCCCCCACGGCCACCGTaaccaccaccacctccactCCATCCCCGCCAACGTCCGGATCCACCGCCCCGATCTCCCGCACCCCGCCGCGGGGCCCCAGGAGCGCGCCAGGGACATCTTCGTGGTCGTCATCGGGCTCCTCTTTGGCGTCGCCTGCGGAGCGCTCACCGCTGCTTCCGTGTACCTCGTCTGGTCCATGGTCGCCGGAGCTGCTGCGGTCTCCGCGTACGACGAGCTCTACGACGACGAGGACGAGGCGTCCGACATCGAGAGCCCCAAGAAGGTCGGCTACGTCATCATCCAGGAGCTCGAGGTCGATGAAGGCGGTAAGAACTAG